In the Enterobacter cloacae subsp. cloacae ATCC 13047 genome, GCGGGCAGCAGCAGCGTCTGTGCATTGCGCGTGGAATCGCGATCCGCCCGGAAGTGTTGCTGCTGGATGAGCCATGTTCAGCGCTGGACCCGATCTCAACCGGTCGTATCGAAGAGCTGATCACCGAGCTGAAGCAGGATTACACCGTGGTTATCGTGACCCACAACATGCAGCAGGCTGCGCGTTGCTCCGACCACACGGCATTTATGTACCTGGGCGAGTTGATTGAGTTCAGTAACACGGACGATCTGTTCACCAAGCCCGCTAAAAAGCAAACAGAAGACTATATCACCGGTCGTTACGGTTGATTCAGGAGCGCGCTATGGACAATCTCAATCTTAATAAACACATTTCCGGCCAGTTCAACGCAGAGCTGGAAAGTATTCGCACTCAGGTCATGACCATGGGTGGCATGGTCGAGCAACAGCTTTCTGATGCGATCACGGCGATGCATAACCAGGACAGCGAACTGGCGAAGCGCGTTATCGAAGGCGATAAAAACGTCAACATGATGGAAGTGGCGATTGACGAAGCGTGTGTGCGCATAATCGCCAAGCGTCAGCCGACGGCGAGCGACCTGCGTCTGGTGATGGCCATCATCAAAACCATCGCCGAGCTGGAACGTATCGGTGACGTTGCGGATAAAATCTGCCGCACCGCGCTGGAGAAATTCTCTCAGCAGCATCAGCCGCTGCTGGTGAGCCTGGAGTCGCTGGGCCGCCACACGGTGCAGATGCTGCACGACGTGCTGGATGCCTTTGCGCGTATGGATCTGGATGAAGCGGTACGTATCTACCGTGAAGACAAGAAAGTCGACCAGGAGTATGAAGGCATCGTGCGCCAGCTGATGACCTACATGATGGAAGATTCACGTACGATCCCAAGCGTACTGACCGCCCTGTTCTGCGCGCGCTCTATCGAGCGTATCGGCGACCGCTGCCAGAACATTTGCGAATACATTTTCTACTTTGTGAAAGGTCAGGACTTCCGTCACGTGGGCGGCGACGAGCTGGACAAGCTGCTGGCGGGTAAAGATCCGAAAGAGTAATCGGTGGTTAAAATGCCCGGTGGCGCTGCGCTTACCGGGCCTACAAAAACCTATCGTGTAATATTCCACCCGCGCGCCTTCCACAATTCCGGCAACTGCGCCAGATCGGTAAAGGTCGTCACTTTTGGATGATCGATCGGCTTGTTGTGCGGGTCGGCACAGAAATAAAACACTTCCATTCCTGCATCAATGCCCGACTGCGCGCCCGCGGACGAGTCATCCACCAGAATACAGTTCTCTACGTTGACGTTCATTGCGTTTGCCGCATGGAACATCAGCGCAGGATCTGGCTTCCAGCGTTGAATATCGTAGCCGCTGAACAATTTTTCCGGGAAGTGGTGCAGCATCTCAAGCTTACCCAGCGAGTGCTGCATTTTGCTGACCGGTCCGTTAGACACCACGCAGATCGGTACCGTCATGGCATCCAGCAGCGCGTTTGCGCCAGCAATGACCTCCAGCTCAGAATCGAACAGGCGTGCGACCTCGGCGCGGTACACCGGTTCCAGATCCGTTTTCGCCAGATCCACACCGTGTTCGGCGTTAATGATGTCGATGATCTCGTACAGTTTCACGCCCTTAAAGCGTTTGAACACCTCGTCGAGATCGAGCGTAATACCAAATTCCTGGAACATGGCGACATACGCGCGGGAACAAATGACCTCACTGTCGACCAGCGTACCGTCGCAGTCGAAAAATACCGCTTCAATTCCGGACATGCCTTTCCCTTTTTACAAGTTTAACGTTTACGTACTGCAGTTCAACGAGACGCAATCGTTGCCGTATAAGCAAAATCAATGAAAAAAGTATCTCGTAACCGCCACTATTGTCGCATTTTGGTATAGGATAGCGACGAATTTTCCCTCCTTGTTCGGAAATTGATGATGAGTCAACAACACACAACCCAGACATCGGGTCAGGGTCTGCTTGAGCGCGTGTTTAAACTGCGCGAGCACGGCACAACGGCACGCACCGAAGTGATCGCCGGTTTTACCACCTTCCTGACGATGGTCTATATCGTTTTTGTTAACCCACAAATTCTGGGCGTTGCTGGCATGGATACCAGCGCCGTCTTCGTGACCACCTGCCTGATCGCTGCACTTGGCAGCATTCTGATGGGCGTATTCGCTAACCTGCCGGTCGCACTGGCTCCGGCGATGGGGCTTAACGCATTCTTTGCATTCGTGGTGGTTCAGGCGATGGGGCTGCCGTGGCAAGTCGGCATGGGCGCTATCTTCTGGGGCGCGGTTGGTCTGCTGCTGCTGACTATTTTCCGCGTGCGTTACTGGATGATTGCTAACATTCCTGTCAGCCTGCGCGTGGGTATCACCAGCGGTATCGGTCTGTTCATCGGTATGATGGG is a window encoding:
- the yieH gene encoding 6-phosphogluconate phosphatase; translation: MSGIEAVFFDCDGTLVDSEVICSRAYVAMFQEFGITLDLDEVFKRFKGVKLYEIIDIINAEHGVDLAKTDLEPVYRAEVARLFDSELEVIAGANALLDAMTVPICVVSNGPVSKMQHSLGKLEMLHHFPEKLFSGYDIQRWKPDPALMFHAANAMNVNVENCILVDDSSAGAQSGIDAGMEVFYFCADPHNKPIDHPKVTTFTDLAQLPELWKARGWNITR
- the phoU gene encoding phosphate signaling complex protein PhoU — protein: MDNLNLNKHISGQFNAELESIRTQVMTMGGMVEQQLSDAITAMHNQDSELAKRVIEGDKNVNMMEVAIDEACVRIIAKRQPTASDLRLVMAIIKTIAELERIGDVADKICRTALEKFSQQHQPLLVSLESLGRHTVQMLHDVLDAFARMDLDEAVRIYREDKKVDQEYEGIVRQLMTYMMEDSRTIPSVLTALFCARSIERIGDRCQNICEYIFYFVKGQDFRHVGGDELDKLLAGKDPKE